A section of the Mycolicibacterium anyangense genome encodes:
- a CDS encoding alpha/beta fold hydrolase: MSTPRWIDVTAPTVQLRALTWGPEEGPIALCLHGFPDTAYGFRKLVPHLVEAGYRVVAPFMRGYVPSSIPSDGSYHIGALMDDALRVRDACGPTDRDVVIGHDWGAITATGLAAMPESPFVKAVVMSVPPSAALNPGGPVRDRGKLLRLLPAQVVRSWYVSYFQLPFVPDRSGSWVVPLLWRRWSPGYDAAEDLRHVDAAIGAPEYWRAALGPYRAAIRNTKPPARYAALHEWWTKPPRLATLYLHGNDDGCMTPEFTPWVRDVLPAGSDVAIVEHAGHFLQLEQPDAVARRILDFLNP, translated from the coding sequence GTGTCGACGCCACGGTGGATCGACGTCACCGCCCCGACCGTGCAGTTACGGGCGTTGACGTGGGGGCCCGAAGAGGGGCCGATTGCGTTGTGCCTGCATGGTTTTCCCGATACCGCGTACGGGTTCCGTAAGCTGGTCCCGCATCTGGTGGAGGCCGGCTACCGGGTGGTGGCTCCGTTCATGCGCGGGTATGTGCCCTCGTCGATTCCTTCCGACGGCAGCTACCACATCGGCGCACTGATGGACGACGCTCTGCGGGTGCGCGACGCCTGCGGCCCGACCGACCGGGACGTGGTGATCGGCCACGACTGGGGTGCCATCACAGCGACCGGGCTGGCGGCGATGCCGGAGAGTCCCTTCGTCAAGGCAGTGGTGATGTCGGTGCCGCCGTCGGCTGCGCTGAACCCCGGCGGCCCGGTTCGCGACCGTGGAAAGTTGTTGCGGCTGCTGCCTGCTCAGGTGGTGCGCAGCTGGTACGTCAGCTATTTCCAGTTGCCGTTCGTCCCGGATCGGTCGGGTTCGTGGGTCGTACCGCTGCTGTGGCGGCGGTGGTCGCCCGGCTACGACGCCGCCGAGGATCTGCGCCATGTCGATGCCGCGATCGGCGCGCCGGAGTACTGGCGTGCCGCACTGGGCCCGTACCGGGCCGCGATCCGCAACACCAAGCCGCCGGCCCGCTATGCCGCTCTGCACGAGTGGTGGACCAAGCCGCCACGGCTGGCCACCCTGTATCTGCACGGCAACGACGATGGTTGTATGACACCGGAATTCACCCCGTGGGTGCGTGATGTCCTGCCTGCCGGTAGCGACGTGGCGATCGTGGAGCACGCCGGGCATTTCCTGCAGCTCGAACAGCCGGATGCGGTGGCCCGGCGGATCCTGGACTTCCTCAATCCCTGA